In Sander lucioperca isolate FBNREF2018 chromosome 21, SLUC_FBN_1.2, whole genome shotgun sequence, the following proteins share a genomic window:
- the LOC116063952 gene encoding myosin phosphatase Rho-interacting protein-like, whose amino-acid sequence MSGEKATSPCNKFQANIFNKSKCQNCFKSRELHLLTDHDMEQAKPIYAGWLCLAPEGTDFDNPMQRSRKWQRRFFILYEDGSLSFALDELPSTLPQGTVNMNLCADITDAEPRTGQRNALCITTPEQEIFIRGDNKEIINGWSEQLVVYLQTNKQNQKKKRKVEPVASQEPSPAKMAATEQSFPSSENAAEPVCGRWQEDQQVRGPGETPMWTVPDSDPPGPEKTPAGNTSSYLCPVSTGSFSGLVGSLDLVRSGYIAPGSNNQLAESNNIQTSANNKNQSQNKSHGRSTERLLGSEATEKEQEVETAVSRRGRREARTNKREKLQSCGDIAQLTAPPPQRRAKSLDRRTSETIMPPDLLNFKKGWMVKLDENEQWKKYWFVLSTYSLRYYKDSIAEEASDLEGDIDLTKCHNVSEYQVQRNYGFQIHTPKGVYTLSAMTSGIRKNWIQALMKNVRPAIAPDVASLPGLHVPCSPPEALPKPDVTQDSLPADVSTERDSHPKHKSVMERRREGRHKTFDWAEFRPPNKLSLDPQRTKALCSLELGDLERRKRREERRRRYESMLGFPLGWEVIGVKAEDVRALSPKSQQKLEEEIEECWKQVEKTVFKSERRVPLFTEAKDSVEIEKMLEGYRKGVEDLKAQLAESERCRLELEPQLSTAGFYQQQPDRPLTSEADFCPSNTNEKPLNSSAQTLMDACKETTELQLNIISMQQQQLSLEPPQTPSIWLHDSEGNFQELGDLHPETEDTPLLLSPASDSQHLFPQTDGQTVDLDVATINHKNQLDRDDCDQVPSSETQINNSEYSSFILESPAEGDADPPSYCEEQHLPPEQEMVRRLSQEVEKLTSQNEALNQRNQEMLNQLTEADREIERLKVELSSRYTEPHHLPEVEQLGQTRVEDLERELSSRDQQLLEAQTLITSLEENMREMEALLQLNVPTETEETEEENKEYLLRCFEATEAKLTGLERQLELSELTCRELQTQNAELKEAEKRCRQTAAEAEADIRGLNQELEKRRLEDGDSNGCVTGEERIRQVIDGMVMRLKALEKLLEVIEELDFSLRKEEERKPTAESQLKWEEEFWSLLLNKLKANPSELNEEKRVEGLLTEATERMLVEKQMLLLGHRLLSETCTDEGREGLKDLDIVWNVASETETKKIDESRMFDLNHQLYEMEHFRGVTQVKMSLLSHLASSVDTSAHDKLQLMADFHFSEHPWSGFIHSAATEALHCCHLSRLQSKYERQLEKTKQKLLTSSLVCSNCVDLMEENRELRERLSNVEEQQSSSLGDKMNTCCQTEEAYPQDTDVELQAADESIADGIGEEAEMVECLEIPLSCVECQLGIQEIADENTEKSNASHKETDPLGLETEQVVVLRRRVEELEEQLAVMAEEVKEELDGKMSSVQTQHEKEMDKLKAMCEHSFTSMEESHLKVVEELQRRHQQEVEHLLMERDRLLEEETAATATAIEAIKNAHRLELEREVQKRCQSENSTGNTHLEDIFRQHSEELCSYQRELEVLSQQFSLKCLENVHLVQALDAERKALCQCQQENQDLRTRNQELSGHLAAEITRLCSLAKQDALPHSQGMDVYEMEITLRVKESEVQCLKQEITSLRDDLQSAQRDKRNATKNYKDMYTELSITRAKTEREMDELRENLRLAHHALDLTSP is encoded by the exons ATGTCGGGAGAAAAGGCAACGAGTCCCTGTAACAAATTTCAAGCcaacatttttaacaaaagtAAATGTCAAAACTGCTTCAAGTCCCGGGAGCTGCATCTGTTGACCGACCATGACATGGAGCAG GCAAAACCCATCTATGCAGGCTGGCTGTGTTTGGCTCCTGAGGGCACAGATTTTGACAACCCGATGCAGAGGTCAAGG AAATGGCAGCGGCGCTTCTTTATCCTGTACGAAGACGGCAGCCTGAGCTTCGCCCTGGACGAACTG CCGAGCACTTTGCCACAGGGGACAGTGAACATGAATCTGTGTGCAGACATCACTGATGCAGAGCCCAGGACGGGACAGAGAAATGCACTCTGCATCACCACGCCGGAGCAGGAAATATTCATTCGTGGTGACAATAAAGAGATCATTAATGG GTGGAGTGAACAGCTTGTGGTCTATCTACAGACTAACAAGCAAAATCAGAAGAAAAAACGCAAAGTGGAACCTGTTGCCTCGCAG GAACCCAGTCCAGCAAAAATGGCTGCAACTGAACAAAGTTTTCCGTCCTCTGAGAATGCTGCAGAGCCCGTCTGTGGTCGGTGGCAGGAAGACCAGCAGGTCAGGGGACCTGGTGAAACCCCCATGTGGACTGTCCCAGACTCAGATCCCCCGGGCCCGGAGAAGACCCCTGCAG GCAACACATCTAGCTACCTGTGCCCGGTCTCTACTGGCAGTTTTAGTGGCCTAGTTGGCTCCTTGGACTTGGTGAGAAGTGGATACATCGCCCCCGGCAGTAACAACCAGCTGGCTGAGTCAAACAACATCCAGACATCAGCAAACAACAAGAATCAGAGCCAGAACAAAAG CCATGGCAGATCAACGGAGAGGCTGCTGGGATCGGAGGCCACCGAGAAAGAGCAGGAAGTGGAGACAGCCGTTTCCAGGAGGGGCAGAAGAGAAGCTCGCACCAACAAGCGAGAG AAGCTCCAGTCATGTGGAGACATAGCCCAGCTCACTGCACCCCCACCCCAGAGAAGAGCCAAGTCTCTGGACCGTAGGACGTCCGAAACCATCATGCCA CCAGATttattaaactttaaaaaaggctgGATGGTCAAATTGGATGAAAATGAGCAG TGGAAGAAATATTGGTTTGTGCTGTCGACTTACAGCCTGAGGTACTACAAGGACTCAATAGCTGAGGAG GCTTCAGATCTTGAAGGAGATATCGACCTAACAAAGTGTCATAATGTGTCTGAGTATCAGGTGCAGAGGAACTACGGATTTCAGATCCAT aCCCCAAAGGGTGTCTACACGTTGTCGGCCATGACTTCAGGGATACGCAAGAACTGGATCCAGGCTCTGATGAAAAACGTCCGTCCAGCTATCGCCCCTGATGTAGCCAG TTTACCTGGCCTCCACGTTCCCTGCAGCCCACCTGAAGCTCTCCCTAAACCAGATGTGACTCAGGACTCTCTCCCCGCCGACGTCTCCACAGAGAGAGACTCTCACCCCAAACACAAGAGTGTGATGGAGAGACGGCGGGAGGGGCGCCACAAAACCTTCGACTGGGCCGAGTTCAGGCCTCCGAACAAACTGTCTCTGGATCCTCAGAGGACTAAAGCTCTGTGCTCACTGGAGCTAGGCGAcctggagaggaggaagaggagggaggagaggaggaggaggtacgAGAGCATGCTGGGCTTCCCTCTGGGTTGGGAGGTGATTGGAGTTAAAGCAGAAGATGTCAGAGCACTGAGTCCCAAATCACAGCAGAAACTGGAAGAAGAAATTGAAGAGTGCTGGAAGCAGGTGGAGAAGACGGTGTTCAAATCGGAAAGAAGAGTCCCGCTGTTTACGGAAGCCAAAGACTCTGTGGAGATTGAGAAGATGCTGGAGGGCTACAGGAAGGGG GTGGAGGATCTAAAGGCTCAGCTGGCAGAGTCGGAGCGTTGCAGACTGGAGCTGGAGCCTCAGCTGAGTACAGCAGGATTTTATCAGCAGCAG ccGGACCGTCCTCTAACTTCTGAAGCAGATTTCTGCCCATCGAACACAAATGAAAAGCCATTAAACAGCAGCGCACAGACCCTGATGGATGCGTGCAAAGAAACCACAGAGCTCCAGCTGAACATTATCagcatgcagcagcagcagctcagcttGGAACCGCCTCAGACGCCCAGCATCTGGCTGCATGACTCAGAGGGCAACTTCCAAGAACTGGGGGATTTGCATCCTGAGACAGAAGACACACCTTTATTATTATCACCTGCATCAGACAGCCAACACTTATTTCCTCAGACTGACGGACAAACTGTAGATTTGGACGTTGCAACAATTAACCACAAGAATCAGCTGGACAGAGACGACTGTGACCAGGTTCCCAGCTcagaaacacaaataaataatagtGAATATAGTTCATTCATTCTGGAGTCGCCTGCAGAGGGAGATGCCGACCCGCCGAGCTACTGTGAAGAGCAGCATTTACCTCCAGAACAGGAAATGGTGAGGAGGCTTTCCCAAGAGGTGGAGAAGCTCACAAGCCAGAACGAGGCTCTGAACCAGCGCAACCAGGAGATGCTTAACCAACTGACGGAGGCCGACCGCGAGATAGAGAGGCTGAAAGTGGAGCTCAGCAGCAGGTACACTGAACCCCATCAcctcccggaagtggaacagcTGGGACAAACAAGGGTAGAAGATCTGGAGAGGGAGCTGAGCTCCAGAGACCAGCAGCTCCTTGAGGCCCAGACCTTGATTACCTCCCTGGAGGAGAACATGAGGGAGATGGAGGCGCTGCTGCAACTGAACGTCCCAACAGAAACAGAAGAAACAGAAGAGGAGAATAAAGAATACCTGCTCCGATGTTTCGAGGCCACCGAGGCCAAGCTGACGGGGCTGGAGAGACAGCTCGAGCTATCAGAACTGACCTGCAGGGAGCTCCAGACGCAGAACGCGGAGCTGAAGGAAGCTGAGAAACGTTGCCGCCAAACCGCTGCAGAAGCGGAGGCTGACATCAGGGGGCTGAATCAAGAGTTGGAGAAGAGGAGGTTGGAAGATGGAGATAGCAACGGATGTGTTACTGGTGAAGAAAGGATCCGGCAAGTGATAGACGGGATGGTCATGAGGTTGAAAGCTTTGGAGAAATTGTTGGAGGTGATTGAGGAGTTGGATTTCAGTTTGagaaaggaggaagagaggaagccTACAGCGGAGAGTCAGTTGAAGTGGGAGGAAGAGTTTTGGAGTTTGCTGCTCAACAAACTGAAGGCCAATCCCTCCGAGCTTAATGAGGAGAAACGTGTAGAAGGGCTTCTTACTGAGGCGACAGAACGTATGCTGGTGGAGAAACAAATGTTGCTTTTAGGGCATCGTCTACTTTCTGAGACATGCACAGATGAAGGGAGGGAAGGTTTGAAAGATCTGGATATTGTTTGGAATGTTGCAAGTGAGACTGAAACCAAAAAGATAGATGAAAGCAGGATGTTTGATTTGAATCACCAGCTGTATGAGATGGAACATTTCAGAGGCGTCAcacaggtgaaaatgtctttgcTGAGCCATCTCGCCTCCTCTGTCGACACCTCAGCCCACGACAAACTCCAGTTGATGGCTGACTTTCACTTTTCTGAGCATCCCTGGTCTGGTTTCATTCACTCTGCAGCAACTGAAGCGTTACACTGCTGTCATTTAAGCAGGCTTCAGTCAAAATACGAGCGGCAACTTGAGAAAACCAAACAGAAGCTGCTCACTTCTTCTCTCGTCTGCAGCAACTGTGTAGACTTGATGGAAGAAAACCGAGAGCTGAGAGAAAGATTGTCAAACGTAGAAGAACAGCAGTCGTCGTCGTTGGGCGATAAGATGAACACATGTTGCCAGACAGAAGAGGCTTACCCACAGGACACAGATGTTGAATTACAGGCAGCAGATGAAAGTATTGCAGATGGAATTGGGGAGGAAGCGGAGATGGTTGAGTGCCTGGAAATCCCACTTTCATGTGTTGAATGTCAGTTGGGGATCCAGGAGATAGCAGatgaaaacacagagaaaagtAATGCATCCCACAAGGAAACAGATCCTTTGGGCTTGGAGACGGAGCAAGTTGTAGTGCTGAGAAGAAgagtggaggagctggaggagcaGCTGGCCGTCATGGCCGAGGAGGTGAAAGAAGAGCTTGATGGGAAAATGAGTTCTGTTCAGACGCAACATGAGAAGGAGATGGACAAGCTGAAG GCCATGTGTGAGCACAGCTTCACCTCCATGGAGGAGTCTCACCTAAAAGttgtggaggagctgcagcgtCGACACCAACAGGAAGTCGAGCATCTCctgatggagagagacagactgctGGAGGAGGAGACCGCTGCTACGGCAACCG CAATCGAAGCCATCAAGAACGCTCACCGGCTGGAGCTGGAGAGGGAGGTGCaaaagagatgtcagtcagagaacagcacaggaaacacacaccTGGAGGACATATTCAGACAACACAG tgAGGAGCTTTGCTCGTACCAGCGAGAGCTTGAGGTTTTGTCCCAGCAGTTCTCTCTGAAGTGTCTGGAGAACGTACACCTTGTCCAGGCTCTGGATGCTGAGAGGAAGGCTTTGTGTCAGTGCCAGCAGGAAAACCAAGACCTGAGGACCAGAAACCAG GAGTTGAGCGGTCACCTCGCAGCAGAGATCACCAGACTTTGTTCTCTGGCGAAGCAGGACGCCCTGCCACACAGTCAGGGAATGGATGTGTATGAAATGGAG ATTACCCTGCGAGTGAAGGAGTCTGAGGTGCAGTGTCTGAAGCAGGAGATCACATCTCTGAGGGACGACCTGCAGTCAGCACAGAGG GACAAGAGGAACGCCACAAAGAATTACAAAGACATGTACACCGAGCTGAGCATCACGAGGGccaaaacagaaagagagatggacGAGCTGAGAGAGAACCTGAGGTTGGCCCATCACGCTCTGGACCTGACTTCACCCTGA
- the LOC116063954 gene encoding uncharacterized protein LOC116063954, which produces MEVSPQDPSLMAMDLSKGYSVNPLTRSHTEAMDLAKKPEWYHRLPPSCSTEISSPYRSRASSSYNSQLHPELGAPALCRDMEQGPQPLGNYMNSTLAPGLDLYRDNLWHPGFYGPDQTGDPVPESSVGEESDSGSDVIFLVSSAKEPLLCSSFIQDSVRHIVEPLSPAVSSLDEGRGCYHLPQPLSSPSPDSSYSEDSSDSSVDIPVHHTRPIVLLSDLSAVYGNPAESPVDGSSDDSDVIEVSVTNKKKKSNAFSCKKGVSCRKSLVRKTPPQNEDEKASHRVRHSTRIRKSVPEMPQYTCNVSRHSLRRQAKMDAVGIYNESCDSDDMMEYAMMLFSSDANELASKPNVSQRVSSNSEESDVDGWTDRKSPQRKSQPRRKALHAKSANHKLKKPLALRKTKRLRNKQKQNCRIAIEQHERKRNKKTVATRKNKVRPRTGPSALFSPREPEIKLKYANKKQEKKSKKLGNFSPFIHLKKRMCTVVNYQEEEAKVRSSRAQQQTATRSLSGFVPSTSCFQLGRFSSESRCQATLVCCLCGQTANAMGLGDLHGPYYSTGPSRDSRSEQKEEEHLLVSRRSVNASDDGFYGYDCSALLESDSHSIPKVPFHLDEGWIHEDCGIWSAGIFLVRGKLYGLEEAARLAQETICSACQQTGAIMGCFQKGCPRNYHYSCAIQSGCVLKEDNFSIRCPEHKNTLFTSVTRQQKR; this is translated from the exons ATGGAAGTGTCCCCTCAGGATCCATCTCTCATGGCTATGGACCTGTCAAAAGGCTACTCCGTCAACCCCCTGACCCGCAGCCACACTGAAGCCATGGACCTGGCAAAGAAGCCCGAGTGGTACCACAGACTCCCACCGAGCTGCAGCACCGAGATCAGCTCCCCGTACAGATCTAGAGCCTCATCCTCCTACAACTCTCAGCTGCATCCTGAGCTGGGGGCACCTGCCCTCTGCAGAGACATGGAGCAGGGCCCCCAGCCATTAGGTAACTACATGAATTCAACACTAGCTCCCGGGTTGGATCTGTACCGTGACAACCTGTGGCATCCGGGTTTCTACGGGCCCGACCAAACCGGCGACCCGGTCCCCGAAAGCAGCGTAGGAGAGGAGAGTGACAGCGGCTCTGATGTTATTTTCCTCGTGTCCTCCGCTAAGGAGCCGCTCTTATGCAGTTCTTTCATCCAAGACAGTGTGAGGCACATTGTGGAGCCCCTGTCCCCAGCTGTGTCCTCACTGGATGAAGGGAGAGGTTGCTATCACCTACCTCAGCCTCTGAGCTCACCCAGTCCTGACAGCTCGTACTCAGAAGACTCCTCAGACAGCTCGGTGGACATTCCTGTACATCACACCAGGCCCATAGTGCTCCTGTCAGACCTGAGCGCTGTTTACGGTAACCCTGCCGAATCTCCGGTAGATGGATCAAGCGATGACAGCGACGTTATCGAAGTTTCAGTCActaacaaaaagaagaaaagcaaCGCCTTTTCTTGTAAGAAAGGTGTTTCTTGTAGGAAGAGTTTGGTGAGAAAAACTCCTCCTCAGAACGAGGATGAAAAAGCTTCACACAGAGTTCGTCATAGTACCAGGATCCGAAAATCTGTGCCCGAAATGCCTCAATATACCTGCAATGTGTCTCGGCACAGTTTGAGGAGACAAGCTAAAATGGACGCAGTGGGTATTTATAACGAAAGTTGTGATTCTGATGACATGATGGAGTATGCGATGATGTTGTTCAGCTCAGATGCAAACGAGTTGGCCTCCAAGCCAAACGTGTCACAAAGAGTGAGCAGCAATTCAGAGGAGTCCGACGTGGACGGTTGGACAGACAGGAAGTCCCCGCAGAGAAAGTCGCAGCCTCGCCGCAAAGCGTTGCACGCGAAAAGTGCAAATCATAAACTAAAGAAGCCCCTCGCCCTTCGTAAAACTAAAAGGTTgcgaaacaaacagaaacaaaactgCAGAATCGCTATAGAGCAGCATgaaaggaaaagaaacaaaaaaacggTTGCAACACGGAAGAATAAAGTGCGCCCACGGACCGGGCCTTCTGCTCTGTTTTCTCCAAGAGAGCCAGAAATCAAGCTTAAATATGCaaacaaaaaacaggaaaaaaagagcAAGAAATTGGGAAATTTTAGCCCTTTTATTCACTTGAAGAAGAGGATGTGCACTGTTGTTAACTATCAGGAGGAGGAGGCTAAAGTAAGGAGCAGCAGAGCACAGCAGCAGACAGCCACCAGATCTCTGTCTGGGTTTGTTCCCAGTACTTCCTGTTTCCAGCTGGGTCGGTTCAGCTCGGAAAGCAGGTGTCAGGCCACGCTGGTGTGCTGCCTGTGCGGTCAGACGGCCAACGCCATGGGCCTCGGGGACCTGCACGGCCCGTATTACTCCACCGGCCCATCTCGGGACAGCAGGAGCGAGCAGAAAGAGGAAGAGCATTTACTCGTCAGTAGACGTTCAGTAAATGCCTCAGATGATGGTTTCTATGGTTACGACTGCTCTGCTTTGCTGGAGAGCGACAGCCACTCTATCCCAAAGGTGCCTTTTCATCTGGATGAGGGCTGGATCCACGAGGACTGCGGGATCTGGTCCGCCGGCATCTTCTTGGTCCGAGGGAAGCTGTACGGGTTAGAGGAGGCGGCGCGGCTCGCACAGGAAACG ATATGTTCAGCGTGTCAACAAACAGGTGCAATAATGGGATGTTTCCAGAAGGGCTGTCCCAGAAATTACCACTACAGTTGTGCCATTCAGTCAG gctGTGTCTTAAAAGAGGACAACTTCTCAATTAGATGTCCAGAGCACAAG AACACACTATTCACAAGCGTAACCAGACAACAGAAGAGATGA